Proteins encoded together in one Elusimicrobiota bacterium window:
- the dcd gene encoding dCTP deaminase, protein MTSIKSDSWIKRMALHHKMITPFVENQTDKTVISYGVSSYGYDMRLADEFKVFCKNKNSVSDPKIVNPNSFKEYKGSVCVIPPNSFILGRSYEYFRIPRKVLSVCFGKSTYARNGVLVNVTPLEPEWEGYVTISISNTSPVPVKVYAFEGIAQVLFLESDSSCAVSYADKKGRYQAQKKITVSKTEKKRL, encoded by the coding sequence ATGACAAGCATAAAATCCGATAGCTGGATTAAACGGATGGCGTTACACCATAAAATGATAACGCCGTTCGTTGAAAACCAAACGGACAAAACCGTGATTTCATACGGTGTGTCTTCGTACGGTTATGACATGCGGCTGGCGGATGAGTTCAAGGTGTTCTGTAAAAACAAAAACAGTGTATCCGATCCCAAGATAGTTAACCCTAATAGTTTTAAAGAGTATAAAGGCAGTGTTTGTGTAATCCCGCCGAATTCGTTTATCCTGGGAAGGAGCTACGAGTATTTCCGTATTCCCCGTAAAGTACTGTCGGTATGTTTCGGGAAGTCTACCTATGCGAGGAATGGTGTATTGGTTAATGTCACACCGCTGGAGCCTGAATGGGAAGGGTATGTGACGATATCAATCTCTAATACTTCGCCGGTACCCGTGAAAGTATACGCGTTTGAAGGTATTGCCCAGGTGTTATTCCTGGAAAGCGATAGTTCCTGCGCGGTATCTTATGCGGATAAAAAAGGAAGGTACCAGGCACAAAAAAAAATTACGGTTTCAAAAACTGAGAAAAAAAGGTTATGA
- a CDS encoding diguanylate cyclase, producing the protein MPKNKKIESLENLEEQGYRLVDIAAGDVNLPVEKQYVVAEIKLEKRGTFYSDLVNSLTSQVFEESVAKQYWQEILMHKYLVSEKLSRNIGIRVAALDYLENIKRIIKTPRIVSEKEYSKTVKLATTDTLTGLYNRHYFLGQMEGLENEYRKLAAQAVVKKFCVMLMDMDNFKKYNDTEGHPAGDIVLHELASVLTSVFRKDETLCRWGGDEFIVLLPDTDKHAAKVLAEELRQKVVREFKDYNITLSIGLAEFLVDAGDSDSLVERADELLYRVKEFGGNKVAAATVAEFVFLPEAYKFTEKIYKAAVTGDFNAWDKRRNVLKYDEIRKVWNGTVVLKPGNYRYKFVVNDSKWFADTGNNNQTDDGFGGQCSVITIEI; encoded by the coding sequence ATGCCAAAAAATAAAAAGATTGAGTCACTCGAAAACCTTGAAGAGCAAGGGTATCGGCTGGTAGACATCGCGGCGGGGGATGTTAATCTGCCGGTAGAGAAACAATACGTTGTTGCGGAGATTAAGTTAGAAAAACGCGGGACTTTCTATAGTGACCTCGTGAATTCTTTAACCTCACAGGTATTTGAAGAAAGTGTGGCGAAACAGTACTGGCAGGAAATATTGATGCATAAATATCTTGTCAGTGAAAAATTAAGCCGTAACATTGGTATTCGTGTCGCTGCACTGGATTATCTTGAGAATATAAAAAGAATAATTAAAACTCCGAGGATTGTATCGGAGAAAGAGTATAGTAAAACCGTTAAACTCGCAACTACGGATACGCTTACCGGGTTGTATAACCGCCACTATTTTTTGGGGCAGATGGAAGGCCTTGAGAATGAGTACCGTAAACTAGCAGCACAGGCAGTGGTAAAAAAGTTTTGCGTTATGCTCATGGATATGGATAACTTCAAGAAATATAACGATACTGAAGGCCATCCTGCGGGGGATATTGTCCTCCACGAACTTGCAAGTGTTCTAACATCGGTATTTAGGAAAGATGAAACTTTATGCCGTTGGGGCGGGGATGAGTTTATTGTGTTATTACCTGACACGGATAAGCATGCGGCAAAAGTGTTGGCTGAAGAGTTAAGGCAAAAAGTTGTGCGTGAGTTCAAGGATTATAATATTACTTTGAGTATAGGCCTTGCTGAATTTCTTGTGGATGCCGGGGATAGTGATAGTTTGGTAGAACGCGCGGATGAACTTTTATACCGCGTAAAGGAGTTTGGAGGGAATAAAGTCGCTGCGGCAACTGTTGCGGAGTTTGTGTTTTTACCGGAAGCGTATAAGTTTACTGAAAAAATTTATAAAGCTGCAGTTACCGGCGACTTCAACGCATGGGATAAACGCCGTAATGTATTGAAGTATGATGAAATAAGAAAAGTGTGGAACGGTACCGTAGTACTAAAACCCGGGAATTACAGGTATAAGTTTGTAGTTAATGATTCCAAATGGTTCGCTGATACCGGGAATAATAACCAGACGGATGACGGGTTTGGCGGGCAGTGTTCTGTAATAACAATAGAGATATAG
- a CDS encoding GuaB3 family IMP dehydrogenase-related protein: MPLFIGRDREARRAYGFDEVAIVPGECTLDPDEIDITTKIGDIELKIPFLASAMDGVVDAKFSAAFSKLGGLAVLNLDGIHSRYENTDEIYKQIAEIPPAEATKFVQQLYRKPVKEELIAKKIKEIKKLKGIAAVSTVPQNAAKYAKIVQDAGADVFVIQATVLTTKFISTKVKTLNLKKLIGELKIPVILGNCVSYQTALALMETGCAGLLVGIGPGSACTTRGVLGIGVPQVTATIDCAAARDFYFKKTGRHVAVITDGGMNTGGDICKAFVSGADAVMIGSAFAKAKEAPGYGYHWGMATPHQYLPRGTRIYVGTTGTLEQILMGPANTDDGTQNIVGALRTCMGSVGAGNVKELQLVELIIAPDIKSEGKLYQKAQKIGMGK; encoded by the coding sequence ATGCCGTTGTTTATTGGGCGTGACCGTGAAGCACGGCGTGCGTATGGTTTTGATGAAGTAGCAATAGTTCCCGGGGAGTGTACGCTTGACCCGGATGAGATTGATATTACCACAAAAATCGGGGATATTGAACTTAAGATACCGTTTCTCGCATCTGCAATGGATGGCGTAGTAGACGCAAAGTTCAGTGCGGCGTTCAGCAAGCTTGGCGGCCTTGCGGTGTTAAACCTTGATGGTATACATTCACGGTATGAGAATACTGATGAAATATATAAACAAATTGCGGAAATACCGCCGGCTGAAGCTACCAAATTTGTGCAGCAGCTTTACCGCAAGCCTGTGAAGGAAGAACTTATCGCAAAAAAAATTAAGGAAATTAAGAAACTTAAAGGTATCGCTGCAGTGTCTACGGTCCCGCAGAACGCTGCGAAGTACGCAAAGATTGTGCAGGACGCTGGTGCTGATGTTTTTGTTATCCAGGCAACAGTATTGACCACAAAGTTTATCTCCACAAAAGTTAAGACGTTGAATTTAAAAAAACTTATTGGTGAACTTAAGATTCCGGTAATCCTTGGTAACTGTGTGAGTTATCAAACAGCGTTAGCGTTAATGGAAACCGGGTGCGCGGGCCTACTCGTAGGTATTGGCCCGGGGTCGGCGTGTACTACCCGCGGGGTGTTGGGTATCGGTGTGCCGCAGGTGACCGCAACAATTGATTGCGCTGCAGCACGGGATTTTTATTTTAAAAAAACAGGGCGTCATGTTGCAGTGATTACCGATGGCGGGATGAATACCGGCGGGGATATATGTAAAGCTTTTGTTTCTGGTGCGGATGCTGTAATGATCGGCAGTGCGTTCGCTAAAGCTAAGGAAGCGCCGGGGTATGGGTATCACTGGGGTATGGCAACACCGCATCAGTATCTTCCCCGGGGTACACGGATATATGTAGGTACTACCGGTACGTTGGAGCAAATACTTATGGGGCCTGCAAATACGGATGACGGGACACAGAATATTGTTGGTGCGTTACGCACGTGTATGGGCAGTGTCGGAGCAGGGAATGTGAAGGAACTGCAGTTGGTGGAACTTATCATTGCGCCGGATATTAAGTCAGAAGGTAAGCTATACCAGAAAGCGCAGAAGATTGGTATGGGAAAGTAG
- the guaA gene encoding glutamine-hydrolyzing GMP synthase, translating to MIIILDFGSQVTQLIARRVREMKVYCEILPFHTSAEVIKRKPQLEGVILSGGPSSVYEKGAPRCGKELFELGVPVLGICYGMQLMGYVLGGKVKHGKKREFGHTQITLSKNAGTQLFTKLPRRFIVWMSHGDIVTKLPPGFVSLAKSAHSPYAAAGDVKRNLYGVQFHPEVKHTPLGREILQNFVLKICKARQSWNMKSFVQRETAEVRRIVGDNKVICALSGGVDSSVVSLLVDRAIKRQLECVFVDNGLLRWGEKERVQKVFGRRFGNRLHIINAENEFLRALAGVTDPEKKRKIIGHKFIEIFEREARKFKGIKYLVQGTLYPDVIESVSVKGPSAVIKSHHNVGGLPEKMKLKLIEPVRFLFKDEVRELGKEIGLPDEILYRQPFPGPGLAVRVLGEITRERLVIVRHADRIVEEEIVNAGLYHKLWQSFAVLLPVKTVGVMGDARTYDNVIAVRAVESVDAMTADWAKLPYNVMGRIANRIINEVRGVNRVVYDISSKPPATIEWE from the coding sequence ATGATCATAATCCTGGATTTTGGTTCGCAGGTAACACAACTTATTGCACGGCGGGTGCGTGAGATGAAAGTTTATTGCGAAATCCTACCGTTTCATACAAGCGCTGAAGTTATCAAGCGTAAGCCTCAGCTTGAAGGTGTTATACTTTCCGGCGGGCCGTCAAGCGTATACGAAAAAGGCGCACCGCGATGCGGGAAGGAATTGTTTGAACTAGGCGTACCTGTATTGGGTATATGTTATGGCATGCAGTTAATGGGTTATGTTTTGGGAGGTAAGGTTAAACACGGGAAAAAACGTGAGTTTGGCCATACACAGATTACATTAAGTAAAAACGCGGGGACACAGTTATTTACGAAACTGCCCCGTAGGTTTATCGTATGGATGAGCCACGGTGATATTGTTACTAAACTACCTCCTGGTTTTGTTTCATTAGCAAAAAGTGCGCATTCGCCCTATGCTGCAGCAGGGGATGTTAAGCGTAACCTCTACGGAGTACAGTTTCATCCTGAGGTTAAACACACACCGTTGGGACGTGAGATCCTGCAGAATTTTGTATTAAAAATATGTAAAGCCCGGCAGTCGTGGAATATGAAATCGTTTGTACAGAGGGAAACTGCGGAAGTACGGCGTATAGTTGGTGATAATAAAGTTATCTGCGCGTTAAGCGGCGGGGTGGATTCATCGGTAGTGTCATTATTGGTGGACCGCGCGATTAAAAGGCAACTGGAGTGCGTGTTTGTGGATAATGGCCTCTTGCGCTGGGGTGAGAAAGAAAGGGTACAGAAAGTTTTTGGACGGAGGTTCGGGAATAGGTTGCATATCATAAATGCGGAGAATGAATTCCTCAGAGCGTTAGCCGGGGTAACTGATCCTGAGAAAAAACGTAAAATTATCGGGCATAAGTTCATAGAGATATTCGAACGTGAAGCCAGGAAGTTTAAGGGGATTAAGTATCTTGTACAGGGAACGTTGTATCCTGACGTTATTGAAAGCGTATCCGTAAAAGGGCCGTCCGCTGTGATTAAGTCACACCATAACGTCGGCGGATTACCTGAGAAAATGAAACTTAAACTTATTGAACCCGTACGGTTCCTGTTCAAGGATGAAGTACGTGAGTTAGGTAAGGAAATAGGTTTGCCTGATGAAATACTTTACCGCCAGCCTTTCCCCGGGCCGGGCCTTGCAGTACGCGTGCTTGGCGAGATAACAAGAGAAAGGTTAGTGATTGTGCGCCATGCGGACCGTATTGTAGAGGAAGAAATTGTTAATGCCGGGTTATACCACAAGTTATGGCAGTCCTTTGCTGTGTTATTACCCGTAAAAACTGTGGGCGTTATGGGTGACGCCAGGACGTATGATAATGTTATAGCAGTACGCGCGGTGGAGTCCGTTGATGCGATGACTGCGGATTGGGCAAAATTGCCGTATAACGTTATGGGGCGGATAGCTAACCGTATCATCAACGAAGTACGGGGTGTTAACCGCGTAGTATACGATATATCATCAAAACCGCCGGCTACGATTGAATGGGAATAA